A genomic segment from bacterium encodes:
- a CDS encoding plasmid stabilization protein — protein sequence MAKIIYTESYIKRAKKFIKKPPEIINQYAKTLKLLEINPFHPSLRLHKLKGRLSNLHSVSINISYRISIDFIIEEDMIIPIDIGSHDEVYQN from the coding sequence GTGGCTAAAATAATATATACCGAAAGTTATATTAAACGGGCAAAAAAATTCATTAAAAAACCTCCTGAAATTATTAATCAATACGCTAAAACGCTGAAATTGCTTGAAATTAATCCATTTCATCCGTCCCTGAGGCTCCATAAATTAAAGGGCAGGCTTTCCAATCTGCATTCCGTATCAATAAATATCTCGTACCGCATATCGATTGATTTTATTATTGAAGAGGATATGATTATTCCTATTGACATCGGTTCTCATGACGAAGTATATCAAAATTAA
- a CDS encoding nucleotidyl transferase AbiEii/AbiGii toxin family protein has translation MDFKLVLEKLLMGFKKENVRYALIGGLALGAWGVTRSTVDIDFLVLFEDMDKVDRIMNKLGYSVRYKSENVSQYISPLKIFGEIDFLHAFRKIAVSMLQRAEERKMFNETIPVKVLKIEDLIGLKVQAIANNESRKNMDLSDIESLIKENKADINWDTLEEYFDLFDFKALFNELRRKINADNKQK, from the coding sequence ATGGATTTTAAGCTGGTTCTCGAAAAACTTTTGATGGGTTTTAAAAAAGAAAATGTCCGTTATGCTCTTATCGGCGGGTTAGCGCTTGGCGCATGGGGGGTAACAAGGTCAACGGTTGATATAGATTTTCTTGTGCTTTTTGAAGATATGGACAAGGTTGACCGGATAATGAATAAACTTGGTTATAGTGTCAGGTATAAAAGTGAAAATGTGTCGCAATATATTTCGCCCCTTAAAATATTCGGTGAAATAGATTTTTTACATGCTTTCAGAAAAATTGCCGTCAGTATGCTTCAAAGGGCTGAGGAAAGAAAAATGTTTAATGAAACAATACCTGTCAAAGTGTTAAAAATAGAAGATTTGATAGGATTAAAAGTACAGGCCATAGCTAACAATGAATCCCGGAAAAACATGGATTTATCCGATATCGAATCTTTAATCAAGGAGAACAAGGCAGATATAAACTGGGATACTCTGGAAGAATATTTTGATTTATTTGATTTTAAGGCGCTTTTTAATGAACTCAGGAGAAAAATCAATGCCGATAATAAGCAAAAATGA
- a CDS encoding AbrB/MazE/SpoVT family DNA-binding domain-containing protein: MQVVKVLPKGQITLPKKIRKALNIKDGDTLVVEKTGQELVIKKGKTIFDYVGTLPNIGLSIDEIREKAIEKAVKEDE; the protein is encoded by the coding sequence ATGCAAGTAGTAAAAGTTTTACCAAAAGGACAGATTACCCTTCCTAAGAAAATAAGAAAGGCTTTAAATATAAAAGATGGGGATACATTGGTTGTTGAAAAAACCGGTCAGGAATTAGTTATTAAAAAAGGTAAAACGATATTTGATTATGTTGGAACTTTACCTAATATAGGATTGTCAATTGATGAAATAAGAGAAAAAGCCATAGAAAAGGCAGTCAAAGAAGATGAATAG
- the mazG gene encoding nucleoside triphosphate pyrophosphohydrolase, with the protein MAENNIKDSFYKLVKLMEILRKKKGGCPWDLKQTHFSLKPSLIEETYEVIEAIDENNADKLKEELGDLLFQVIFHCQIAKDNKAFTIEDVLKIIYAKMVRRHPHVFENKKVHGVKDVLNNWEKIKKEEKKGKSREQKSILDGIPKGMPAMMRAQRVQDRASRVGFDWNHVEDIFSKLDEEFSEFKTAYKKKDSRGMEEELGDLFFVLVNIARFLEKDPETVLSKTIGKFISRFTFIEEKIAREGKDFSQYTLEGLDEIWNEAKKARKSQKHGRK; encoded by the coding sequence ATGGCTGAAAATAATATAAAAGATTCTTTTTATAAACTTGTAAAGTTAATGGAGATACTGCGGAAAAAAAAAGGCGGCTGCCCGTGGGACCTGAAGCAAACCCATTTTTCGCTTAAACCTTCATTAATCGAGGAAACCTACGAGGTAATCGAGGCAATTGACGAAAATAACGCGGATAAACTGAAAGAAGAACTCGGCGATCTCCTGTTCCAGGTCATATTTCACTGCCAGATAGCGAAAGATAATAAAGCTTTTACAATCGAAGATGTCTTGAAAATTATTTACGCAAAAATGGTCCGGCGGCACCCGCATGTGTTTGAAAACAAAAAAGTCCACGGGGTTAAAGACGTCCTGAATAACTGGGAAAAGATAAAAAAGGAGGAAAAGAAGGGAAAATCCCGGGAGCAAAAATCCATTCTGGACGGGATACCAAAAGGCATGCCCGCGATGATGCGCGCACAAAGGGTACAAGACAGAGCTTCACGGGTCGGTTTTGACTGGAACCACGTGGAAGACATATTTTCAAAGCTTGATGAAGAGTTCTCTGAATTCAAAACCGCGTATAAGAAAAAAGACTCCAGGGGCATGGAGGAGGAACTCGGCGACCTTTTTTTCGTGCTGGTCAATATCGCGCGGTTTCTTGAAAAAGACCCTGAAACGGTTTTAAGCAAAACCATCGGAAAATTCATCAGCCGTTTCACTTTTATCGAAGAAAAAATAGCAAGAGAAGGAAAAGACTTCTCCCAATACACGCTTGAAGGCCTTGACGAGATCTGGAACGAGGCAAAAAAGGCGCGGAAAAGCCAAAAACATGGACGGAAATAA
- a CDS encoding type II toxin-antitoxin system mRNA interferase toxin, RelE/StbE family, translating to MWHIKEHKDIEKVCRKLPPVIVKKYELWKNIVFRHGPDKLREFPGFHDEKLKGKREGQRSSRLSLQHRVIYAVEQNIVRVYVLEITPHEY from the coding sequence ATGTGGCATATTAAAGAACATAAGGATATTGAGAAGGTTTGCCGTAAACTTCCGCCGGTTATTGTAAAAAAATATGAGCTTTGGAAAAACATCGTGTTTCGCCATGGGCCCGACAAACTGCGGGAATTTCCCGGTTTCCATGACGAGAAGCTAAAAGGTAAAAGAGAAGGCCAACGCTCATCGAGGTTAAGTTTACAGCACAGAGTCATTTACGCGGTGGAACAAAATATTGTGAGAGTTTATGTTCTTGAAATAACGCCGCATGAATATTAG
- a CDS encoding tetratricopeptide repeat protein, translating into MKKSAIFLIILFFTADAGAAHDLKSFKLFQANNFFNQKQYETAIKMYKEILLTSKNENERVSCQKGIAESYDRLGNFEEAVKEYETLIKNYPKIPEINIIRERLAELYQINNNPEKQLEVMREMTEREPLNPNYIFLLGRFYEKNNFHARAQELYEKKFDLLPFNTDLQERLFHVYEKRNILEQKINNLEDELNQNPSKNHVRRLLVNFHLWQKKYLKAVSVWEKNPNKDFSYFEILGNLYFESDRKNEAISIWKNIFFQNPNELTLQITVSIFNKKGLINESLNCLLEARKIFHNPFIYHREIFEIYLLQMQNERAFEELLSLLNYSSEQLPLVISELHDITKNLKNPQFMVEKTQAEISKKPESGELYKLLGEIYLETNQPDLSIPCLEKAGELEKNREITLVQLGEKLINKKFYNEAITTFNKIKDFSTFGPLANYQIALSFYNLKNYDSSLNILNEMINESVPAPYILQSYALKGEIFFETHNLLQAKETLGFFKNLPEQNEIIKRALFRLAEAEFFLGNFNEAEKQFKYIAGNPSVNSFLPASYFYLAETYFLEDEFEKAKESFEDFARKFPSEPETNKSLLRIFLLNKNRGNEAELRILTKAIREKNSYKLPDAENGINDFIGKNPGSPVLLYFLMELGEIYSLEKKWKEALDVYEKIKKMDLYFYKQKAVEQLALIYEKNFKDTSKAKDEYIKLLTDFPENPVIELIRKKIEELKP; encoded by the coding sequence ATGAAAAAATCAGCGATTTTTTTAATTATTTTATTTTTTACCGCGGACGCCGGGGCTGCGCATGATTTAAAAAGTTTCAAATTATTCCAGGCAAACAATTTCTTTAATCAAAAACAATATGAAACAGCTATAAAGATGTATAAAGAAATATTATTAACCAGTAAAAATGAAAATGAAAGAGTCAGCTGCCAGAAAGGTATTGCTGAAAGTTATGACAGGCTTGGGAATTTTGAAGAAGCCGTAAAAGAATATGAAACCCTGATCAAAAACTATCCGAAAATACCTGAAATTAACATAATCCGCGAAAGGCTGGCTGAATTGTATCAAATCAACAATAACCCGGAAAAACAACTTGAAGTTATGCGGGAAATGACAGAAAGGGAGCCGTTAAATCCAAACTATATATTCCTTCTCGGCAGGTTTTATGAAAAGAACAACTTCCATGCCAGGGCGCAAGAACTATATGAAAAAAAGTTTGATTTACTGCCGTTTAATACCGACCTCCAGGAGCGGCTTTTCCATGTATATGAAAAAAGGAATATCCTGGAGCAAAAAATTAATAATTTAGAAGATGAATTAAACCAAAATCCTTCAAAAAATCATGTCCGCCGGCTTCTTGTCAATTTTCATCTATGGCAGAAAAAATATCTCAAGGCCGTTTCAGTGTGGGAGAAAAATCCAAACAAAGATTTTTCTTATTTTGAAATCCTGGGAAATTTATATTTTGAATCCGACAGAAAAAATGAGGCAATATCTATATGGAAAAATATTTTCTTCCAAAACCCAAATGAACTGACCCTTCAAATTACAGTATCCATATTCAATAAAAAGGGTTTGATTAACGAATCACTTAACTGCCTGCTGGAGGCAAGAAAAATATTTCATAATCCTTTTATTTACCATCGCGAAATATTTGAAATTTATCTTTTACAGATGCAAAATGAGCGGGCGTTTGAGGAATTACTTAGCCTTTTAAACTATTCGTCTGAACAGCTTCCGCTTGTAATTTCAGAATTGCATGATATTACAAAAAACCTGAAAAATCCTCAATTCATGGTTGAAAAAACGCAGGCTGAGATTTCAAAAAAACCTGAATCCGGTGAATTATATAAGCTTCTCGGCGAGATTTACCTTGAAACAAACCAGCCTGATTTAAGCATTCCCTGCCTTGAAAAAGCGGGCGAGCTTGAAAAAAACAGAGAAATTACTTTGGTTCAGCTTGGAGAAAAACTTATTAATAAAAAATTCTATAACGAGGCAATAACAACCTTCAATAAAATCAAAGATTTTTCCACGTTCGGGCCGCTTGCAAATTACCAGATTGCATTGTCCTTTTATAACCTTAAAAATTACGATTCGAGCTTGAATATTTTAAACGAAATGATTAACGAATCCGTCCCGGCACCTTATATCCTGCAATCTTACGCGTTAAAAGGCGAGATATTTTTTGAAACGCATAATTTATTACAGGCAAAAGAAACACTGGGTTTTTTTAAAAACCTGCCGGAACAAAACGAAATTATAAAAAGGGCCCTTTTCCGGCTGGCCGAAGCGGAATTTTTTCTGGGAAATTTCAATGAGGCAGAAAAACAATTCAAATATATAGCGGGAAACCCCTCAGTTAACAGTTTCCTCCCTGCTTCATATTTTTATCTTGCCGAAACCTATTTCCTGGAGGATGAATTCGAAAAGGCAAAGGAATCTTTTGAAGATTTTGCCAGAAAATTTCCTTCCGAACCGGAGACAAATAAAAGCCTGCTCCGAATATTCCTGTTAAATAAAAACAGGGGAAATGAGGCAGAACTTAGAATATTAACAAAAGCAATCCGTGAAAAAAATTCTTACAAATTGCCTGACGCTGAAAATGGCATAAATGATTTTATCGGCAAGAACCCTGGTTCACCGGTCCTTCTTTATTTTTTAATGGAATTGGGCGAAATTTATTCTTTAGAAAAAAAATGGAAAGAGGCGCTTGATGTTTATGAAAAAATAAAGAAAATGGACTTATATTTTTACAAGCAAAAGGCGGTTGAACAATTGGCGTTGATTTACGAAAAAAATTTCAAAGATACCTCTAAGGCGAAAGACGAATACATTAAACTGCTGACCGATTTCCCGGAAAACCCGGTTATTGAACTTATAAGGAAAAAGATAGAGGAACTGAAGCCGTGA
- the htpG gene encoding molecular chaperone HtpG produces MTEKHKTDTFEYKAEMKQLLNIIVHSLYTHPEIFLRELISNASDALNKIRFQGLTDRNITDPDAPLEIRIDVDPKQGTFSIEDTGIGMTRDELINNIGTVARSGTVEFFEKIKKEGKKFDENLIGQFGVGFYSVFMVADDVIIETKHAGMDSKGLKWESKGESSFTIEEIDRENRGTKIYFKLKDNAKEYSDEYRVKEIINKYSNFADFPILFKGERINKISALWRKKSKDIKENEANEFYKYIANDFDDPLGYFHLDIEGEVNFKALLFISKHAPFDSWQFQKEKSLHLYSNKILIQNDCKDLLPEYLRFVKGVVDTADLPLNVSREFIQNHPAIGTIRSVLTKRILRYLSDLSDKSKDKYEAFYKNFSPLLKLGLTSDFGNKDKITELLRFESSLKKPGEYVSLKDYVSGMKTDQKEIYYICGEHRLDIEKNPNLEYFRKKGIEVLFLADPVDAFIIPSVNEFEKHRLKSIEKADIELAPEDKIEKPEANLTKSLLTLFKETLGGKVEDVVASKRLVESAVTVVAGKNAMDSHTERMMKMMNKDFRGSKKIMEVNTSHPLITNLSRMYMADANDPFIKKCVEQLYEGALLAEGSLASTADFVKRMTEIMERAAK; encoded by the coding sequence ATGACCGAAAAACACAAGACTGATACGTTTGAGTATAAAGCCGAGATGAAACAGCTTTTAAACATTATCGTCCATTCATTATATACTCATCCCGAGATTTTTTTGCGCGAGCTTATTTCCAACGCTTCCGACGCGCTTAATAAAATCCGTTTCCAGGGATTGACCGATCGTAACATTACTGATCCGGACGCGCCGCTGGAGATAAGGATAGATGTTGACCCAAAACAAGGAACATTTTCCATAGAGGATACCGGCATAGGGATGACCAGGGACGAGCTTATAAATAATATCGGGACCGTCGCCCGCTCGGGTACGGTTGAATTCTTTGAAAAGATCAAAAAAGAGGGCAAAAAATTCGATGAAAACCTTATAGGTCAATTCGGTGTGGGATTTTACTCGGTGTTCATGGTTGCTGATGATGTTATTATAGAGACAAAACATGCCGGCATGGATTCCAAAGGCCTGAAATGGGAATCAAAAGGCGAAAGCTCCTTTACAATAGAAGAGATTGACCGCGAAAACAGGGGGACAAAGATATATTTCAAATTAAAAGACAACGCGAAAGAATATTCCGACGAGTACAGGGTCAAAGAGATTATTAATAAATACTCCAATTTCGCCGATTTTCCGATACTTTTTAAGGGTGAAAGGATCAATAAGATAAGCGCGTTATGGCGCAAAAAGTCCAAAGACATCAAGGAAAACGAGGCAAATGAATTTTATAAATATATCGCGAACGACTTTGACGACCCGTTGGGTTATTTTCACCTGGATATTGAAGGCGAGGTCAATTTTAAGGCCCTTCTTTTTATTTCAAAGCACGCCCCGTTCGATTCATGGCAGTTCCAGAAGGAAAAATCACTGCATCTTTATTCGAATAAAATACTTATACAAAATGACTGCAAGGACCTCCTGCCTGAATATCTCAGGTTTGTCAAAGGAGTTGTCGATACGGCGGACCTGCCGTTAAATGTTTCCCGTGAATTTATCCAGAATCACCCGGCTATCGGCACGATAAGGTCGGTATTGACAAAAAGGATTTTGCGTTACCTTTCGGATCTTTCGGATAAATCGAAAGACAAATATGAAGCATTCTATAAAAATTTTTCACCCCTTCTTAAACTGGGGCTTACCAGTGATTTCGGAAACAAAGATAAAATAACGGAGCTTTTACGGTTTGAGTCTTCCCTGAAGAAGCCCGGAGAATACGTTTCTTTGAAGGATTATGTCTCCGGAATGAAAACAGACCAGAAAGAAATTTATTATATCTGCGGAGAACACCGCTTGGACATCGAAAAAAATCCCAACCTGGAATATTTCAGAAAAAAGGGAATAGAGGTTTTGTTTTTAGCTGACCCCGTTGACGCCTTTATTATCCCGTCCGTGAATGAATTCGAAAAACATCGCCTGAAATCAATAGAAAAGGCGGACATTGAACTTGCCCCTGAAGACAAGATCGAGAAACCGGAGGCCAATCTCACCAAATCGCTGTTGACGCTGTTCAAAGAAACGCTCGGCGGCAAGGTCGAAGATGTTGTGGCCTCAAAAAGGCTTGTTGAGTCCGCGGTGACTGTCGTCGCCGGCAAAAACGCGATGGACAGCCATACCGAAAGGATGATGAAGATGATGAACAAGGATTTCAGGGGTTCAAAAAAGATCATGGAAGTAAACACCTCTCATCCTTTAATAACCAACTTGTCAAGAATGTACATGGCCGACGCGAATGACCCTTTCATTAAAAAATGCGTGGAACAGCTTTATGAGGGCGCCCTGCTTGCGGAAGGCAGTCTCGCGTCAACCGCCGATTTTGTGAAACGGATGACGGAGATTATGGAAAGAGCGGCGAAATGA
- a CDS encoding DUF4175 family protein translates to MKNLPVEQKLYNFSLKLKGIEFIRGVVLFLTVSLFFIIAVTPLINYFGNNYNFLSALRYGSFLFLGTVFVFLQLPLFKKYKAEKTAFLVENHIPELKDTVITYVQLKKYLKNNIYGYSLNLVSAYLENSGQIIGKYNFKKAVSLKPLRNNFILFSAASALTLFLVIISPDMFAAASSFFSNEFIHGSPYFPLKVIPGNTKIFPGNDLEITAFSLKIDSSDMKIFYWTKEDEIKNQDFNSLTKTKHQTTLARVTQDTKYYVAQGDLKSPEYSIEIAEKPEIRNFEANLVFPEYTKLPPKTIKDNWIKALTGTKTKIAIDCSKELKTANIKFISGKKIPMDARKNKAFGEITIKKDDDYYIDLRDKEGYTNESPRYKIDAVLDNPPDVKIIEPGKNITVDERMMVPLKISVNDDFGIETIELKTEIVGRNETASVSLMQKPEGKGIVFDYNWNLSGLGFLPEDTIIYYVESKDNDNISGPNIGKSETYQIHFPSLFEIYKDTEDSQLSENVKLQKVLQEQKELKEKTEKFIKSMSQGEEFDWTKEKELESIHKGEEKVKENLENILKNMKTTADRLSKSIFIKEDTLEKIAEIQKILNEVLTAEMKEMLDKINKALQQTELSEKQKSLMETQFNQKEFEEKIDRTLNLLKRTQAEQKLDALINELNQLANRQEKNIFPDNKAVREEKAIKKEVNDVKNGLDKLSRDLNEMDKNTSGKLKEAGSEMEEKALEKKIDDLVKKLEDAVKKNIKKIDEKVSPELKDMAKKLSKIKNDFKEKSMQEILSAIEKTINYGLIISSSGNEINEITKKSISEASSGASEEKRQELAGKENNLKQGVNLFEKEYKELTKKFVFINPRLTENIQSAQMDINQAVEELKNGQTPMALSYGKEGVGKVNSTTFYLIKLYEELSKAPPGGGSDSLMEELKNLSNRQENLNELTKNLENLIKKQGGLTPQEENILQQMAFEQSLIKQALEELEKQMQSLSEKIGDFGGALNDMDEVEKGLKNKETGEKLQQKQRRILTRLLDAQKSIRQREAGKQWKSTTGREFEIKERPGDLPGSLKEIKKKILSEIENIQDEKIPWEYRELVEGYFRRLSEEK, encoded by the coding sequence ATGAAAAATTTACCCGTGGAACAAAAACTTTACAATTTTTCTTTGAAACTAAAGGGAATTGAATTTATCAGGGGTGTAGTTTTATTTCTCACCGTCTCTCTGTTTTTCATCATCGCCGTAACACCGTTAATAAATTATTTTGGGAATAATTATAATTTTCTTTCAGCTCTAAGGTATGGGTCATTTTTGTTTTTGGGAACAGTATTTGTTTTTCTGCAGCTTCCGCTTTTTAAAAAATATAAAGCGGAGAAAACTGCTTTTTTAGTTGAAAACCATATTCCCGAATTAAAAGACACGGTCATAACTTACGTCCAACTCAAAAAATATCTAAAAAATAATATTTATGGTTATTCTCTCAACCTTGTTTCCGCTTATTTGGAAAATTCCGGGCAAATTATCGGTAAATATAATTTTAAGAAAGCGGTTTCTCTAAAACCATTAAGAAACAATTTTATATTATTCAGCGCCGCGTCCGCGTTAACTTTATTCCTTGTAATAATATCCCCGGATATGTTCGCGGCGGCTTCGTCATTTTTTTCGAATGAATTTATCCACGGGTCTCCTTACTTTCCTCTAAAGGTGATCCCCGGCAACACAAAAATATTTCCCGGGAACGATCTTGAGATAACGGCGTTTTCACTTAAAATTGATTCTTCCGATATGAAAATTTTTTACTGGACAAAGGAAGATGAAATAAAAAACCAGGATTTTAATAGTTTAACAAAAACAAAACACCAAACAACACTAGCCCGGGTTACACAGGACACAAAATATTATGTGGCCCAGGGTGATTTAAAATCGCCTGAGTATTCCATAGAAATTGCCGAAAAACCTGAAATCCGGAATTTTGAAGCAAATCTTGTTTTCCCTGAATATACAAAATTACCTCCAAAAACAATTAAAGATAACTGGATTAAGGCGTTAACCGGAACAAAAACAAAGATTGCCATTGATTGCAGCAAAGAACTTAAAACGGCAAATATTAAATTTATCTCAGGCAAAAAAATTCCCATGGATGCCCGGAAAAACAAGGCCTTTGGAGAAATAACAATAAAAAAAGACGATGATTATTATATTGACCTCCGTGATAAAGAAGGATACACAAACGAATCCCCGCGTTATAAAATTGACGCTGTTTTGGACAACCCGCCTGACGTAAAAATAATTGAGCCGGGGAAAAATATAACTGTTGATGAAAGAATGATGGTCCCCTTAAAAATTTCAGTTAATGATGATTTTGGAATTGAAACAATAGAATTAAAGACCGAAATTGTCGGCCGGAATGAAACGGCATCCGTCTCTCTTATGCAGAAACCTGAAGGGAAAGGCATTGTTTTTGATTATAACTGGAATTTATCCGGATTAGGATTCCTGCCTGAAGACACCATAATTTATTATGTCGAGTCAAAAGACAATGATAATATCTCAGGCCCGAATATCGGGAAATCGGAAACGTACCAGATCCATTTCCCGTCCTTATTTGAGATTTATAAAGACACTGAAGATTCTCAATTGTCGGAAAATGTTAAGCTCCAAAAGGTCCTGCAGGAACAAAAAGAATTAAAAGAAAAGACTGAAAAATTTATTAAAAGCATGAGCCAGGGCGAAGAATTTGACTGGACAAAAGAAAAAGAACTGGAATCGATACATAAAGGGGAAGAAAAAGTCAAAGAAAATCTGGAAAACATATTAAAAAATATGAAAACCACTGCAGACAGGCTGTCTAAAAGTATTTTTATCAAGGAGGACACTCTGGAAAAAATTGCCGAGATTCAAAAAATACTAAATGAAGTTTTGACTGCGGAAATGAAAGAAATGCTGGACAAGATAAACAAGGCGCTTCAGCAGACTGAACTTTCGGAAAAACAAAAAAGCCTCATGGAAACACAGTTTAACCAGAAGGAATTTGAGGAAAAAATAGACCGCACGCTTAACTTGTTAAAACGCACACAGGCGGAGCAAAAACTGGACGCCCTTATTAATGAACTTAACCAGCTGGCAAACCGGCAGGAAAAAAATATTTTCCCTGATAATAAAGCGGTCCGGGAAGAAAAGGCAATAAAAAAAGAGGTTAATGACGTAAAAAACGGCCTTGATAAACTCAGCCGTGACTTAAACGAGATGGACAAAAATACTTCAGGAAAACTCAAAGAGGCAGGCAGTGAAATGGAGGAAAAAGCGCTGGAAAAGAAAATAGATGATTTAGTAAAAAAACTTGAAGACGCGGTAAAAAAGAATATCAAAAAAATAGATGAAAAGGTGTCCCCTGAACTGAAGGATATGGCAAAAAAACTCAGCAAAATAAAAAACGACTTTAAAGAAAAATCCATGCAGGAGATTTTATCCGCGATTGAAAAAACCATTAATTACGGACTGATAATTTCATCATCCGGAAATGAAATAAATGAAATTACAAAAAAATCCATCTCTGAAGCATCATCCGGCGCAAGCGAAGAAAAAAGGCAGGAACTCGCGGGTAAAGAAAATAACCTGAAACAGGGCGTTAATCTTTTTGAAAAAGAATACAAGGAATTAACAAAAAAATTTGTCTTTATAAATCCCCGGTTAACAGAAAATATTCAAAGCGCGCAAATGGACATTAACCAGGCAGTCGAAGAATTAAAAAACGGGCAAACACCGATGGCGCTTTCGTATGGAAAAGAAGGCGTCGGGAAAGTAAACAGCACAACCTTTTATCTTATTAAACTTTACGAAGAGCTTTCAAAAGCGCCGCCGGGGGGCGGTTCAGATTCATTGATGGAAGAGCTAAAAAATCTTTCCAACAGGCAGGAAAATTTGAACGAGCTTACTAAAAACCTTGAAAACTTAATTAAAAAACAGGGAGGATTAACTCCACAGGAAGAAAATATTTTACAGCAGATGGCATTCGAACAATCTCTTATTAAACAAGCCCTTGAGGAACTGGAAAAACAGATGCAGTCTCTTTCTGAAAAAATTGGTGACTTTGGCGGTGCGTTAAACGATATGGATGAAGTGGAAAAAGGGCTAAAAAACAAAGAAACCGGCGAGAAATTACAGCAAAAACAGCGAAGGATTTTAACAAGGCTTTTAGACGCCCAGAAATCAATCAGGCAGCGCGAAGCAGGAAAACAATGGAAATCAACCACGGGCCGGGAATTTGAAATAAAAGAACGCCCCGGCGATTTGCCTGGTTCTCTTAAAGAGATAAAAAAGAAAATCCTGTCCGAGATAGAAAATATACAGGATGAAAAAATACCGTGGGAATACCGCGAACTCGTGGAAGGATATTTCCGCCGTTTGTCGGAGGAAAAATGA
- a CDS encoding helix-turn-helix transcriptional regulator, whose amino-acid sequence MRIRKNEFRRAKPHIELTTGEVIQMLRELKEWTQEELSKHSGISSTNISLLENGRVDIGKKRAEQLAKAFNVHPATIMFPEYESLEIKKAA is encoded by the coding sequence ATGAGGATTAGAAAAAACGAATTCAGGCGTGCGAAACCGCACATAGAATTAACGACAGGCGAGGTTATTCAGATGCTTCGCGAATTGAAAGAATGGACCCAGGAAGAATTGTCTAAACACTCCGGCATTAGTTCTACAAACATCAGCTTGCTGGAAAATGGCAGGGTCGACATTGGTAAAAAGCGGGCGGAACAATTGGCAAAGGCCTTCAATGTCCATCCGGCAACTATTATGTTCCCCGAGTATGAGTCTCTGGAAATAAAAAAAGCGGCTTAA